Proteins encoded together in one Penaeus vannamei isolate JL-2024 chromosome 41, ASM4276789v1, whole genome shotgun sequence window:
- the LOC113804023 gene encoding vitellogenin-like → MTTSSLVFVLALVAGGLAAPWTAQAPRCSTECPITGSPKLAYQPERTYTYAYSGKSRVQLKGVEDGATELEWSKQVELTWITPCDMAITIKHAKVDGAAGADIEFLERYPLVVAVADGRIQHVCTHPGDAPWSINMKKGIATALQNSLPSLSPLSSGFTLTETDVVGKCPTKYEIETEGEKVIVVKEKNHRHCQERFPTPAETPAPWLKAPLPIEESRSECKQEITNGIYTTITCQDKNIVRPAFGMYKYVEADQESTLRFISESSDASAITAIPPGQFQIESLLYNHEMVKEPELAPEVDEVMKQICQKTMETVEIDAAALVAKALHLLRRVPASVVEATAEKVRGGRYCGNSARLESIFLDAIAFVHESGAVKVMVQEIESGRATGGRLALYTAALYLTPRPSIEAVEALKPVFESPRPMPSVALAAATMVNNYCRHTPHCNETAPVKEIADILAAKVQSQCSPSAGEEVEKEALATLKALGNMGVITPAVIRAVVGVIEHEGIETGVRVAATHVFRHTQCTHYVTEKLSDVAVHPSMATEVRIAAYLGAIRCAEEEHLEKIVSRISEEKNTQVRGFILSHLLNIQESSSPDREHLRYLLTNFVIPRNFEGDIRKHSRNIEMSYFSPSFGIGAGVESNVIYTPESFLPRSVDMSLRTTIEDLNINLGEAGIRLEGLDPIIKELVGPEGYLRKASLDRILKDVVAFAEEKGHHIAEHLKESLREKRAISTSTISRFFKKLYGERKEGEVRADIFARIFGHEVTYATIAEDLKELDADRIIESLFSYFDAVVPNIHNLDIDSARTGQIFLDYSLPTIQGTPLKLKLEGTAIVGIKLAGDLNIIELFTNPANVEKSLKLIPSASIAVNGFVGYDCHIAKAGTELKSTVATANGATINIKKNSNNVFEFELEIPEKMELFSVKAETNLIKAIGKRVMKVSPPSMRDVRIHHQKCMDTLEPVFGIKMCYEMNFPDVFRSTAMPLGEPIVAKLYIEKADPSMKGYRMTTAIKNKKGNKVIKFNIGTPGAATPRQAELTMSYSKEERSHVVSAKFETSSTTAGLWSTLTNEGEYKALETFVKFKSETYDISRAIKVELNGKEAADEMQYEINVFTGRNKRFTAESKVVEARFIKKINGPEVEVICKTMNALRDFVDLNIEVDGDFVYNPYMCIVVPTAVRKIEFHTAIGAWKVTSYVRKVTEAPAAGHHTLIKIEKGTREIMSVDAVMKTKGRMLRNMMIENEIKVTMGRKSYKATNKFFLGASKMGAQLEVIKPKDSLKMIEFEALYERSAGAHNARVIVDVPGYLQAIKFESKINEAEEGKYAIEAALKHGQRMLLQLDGPITYIYSPRKLKFEAELKVATLDMEPHIISTTLLGSSNKQILAFEMKNRRESLFAFKWTLSSEVGPGQKTTSNTKLVVPALMEFLFDISLIQNNVHVSLNTAVLPKSESAHRIKSFIDVDGENKKVTAEFAWDADGNPERKFVVDANVISSSSDLGHASVHGNIIVAGEPYHMKLSLNAEDILASGFELEITTPSQKTLAMEASYKIEDQQPTTRVTTIFRYKNTEEQEHKFTGSVAVEKLGGPYNYALDTKVTYIGPEGKETRLETILKHHKMPEAHVVLFKVDAEGLVLRKPLVLEFSIENKEGSYEGKCIMTRNAPKSIFDWDVKIRPQGEIEAIEAGLDLKAAVQLLKVARAVLTFEKEERIERSESANYRYHYSKPTPSSYHVMVQTPSRTMQGEAHVSASQSGIKFYPNKSNPESTYEVGYKATHTGNQGRWESQINHPVLPKPMQFALQYTADQTAVEGTVELDIFPSSEDKITGHLASTRVSESSIRTEGSIVSRVLKVSPKLILQTAIGSDTIGLDVEFKKSASAPPSLKVIAKYDKTSPRNAVLAFTVDYENTPVFEVSGVMEPEETPTCNGLAMSGVVYAPVLGTHDIHSRMCKPAFVEVTTNKQGADRKYIARIGLQAPANAEISLSEGTTQSAEEHPIILARLEMADPTLIKVGFAYERPEFYRMKDLIQEKLSAITTSVGAEVREIFEEVAGSSAGMPGSEFSTLIAEVKAELRQIYQDLVEDSRPILGEMPSFGRIKNSFRHMIRIWAQLEKSIIQERKKMVNVCLEMVKDITTHMFTVLEEILQVLETGEIPEPVRHMVEELKTSEVYEFLKGAVEALLARYPEEYEAIKYVVVNVISTLKRDFDLVFERIMEIPAFRRIIDWIMENLNPGRLAAMEANTLAEILLEDFHVLDIKAEKNQLTIEIPLYKPLYSVVQFVKDVFSPYEIRKDFMWLIDSTLPYSLEDFIWMYYTFVPQQITDLLPPYPRRAMVVGGTEILTFDGLVVRAPRSPCKVLLAAHGSHFIMMSHPQPSAPAEIEIKTPDATIVVKPDAEVLVNGQPTSGSEETVGKIRIEKKAGEIVVQCPLMKTIVSTKGEVVAIEASGWTFGHVAGLLGPNNGEIGDDHLMPNGAEPSSPRELVASWRERKQCSMPEVPHAIPTVARVIQCEALLRIRSQCIAVVEPEPFVRMCHAARDACDAFTAFRTFCALKGVEEASPIPC, encoded by the exons ATGACGACCTCAAGCCTCGTCTTCGTGCTCGCCCTCGTGGCAGGAGGACTCGCAG CGCCCTGGACAGCACAGGCGCCAAGATGCTCCACCGAATGCCCCATCACCGGATCCCCCAAGCTGGCCTACCAGCCTGAGAGGACCTACACCTACGCCTACTCCGGCAAGTCACGGGTCCAGCTGAAGGGCGTGGAGGACGGCGCCACGGAACTCGAGTGGTCCAAGCAGGTGGAGCTGACGTGGATCACTCCCTGCGACATGGCCATCACGATCAAGCACGCCAAGGTGGACGGCGCAGCAG GAGCTGACATAGAGTTCCTGGAGCGCTATCCCCTGGTGGTGGCCGTGGCAGACGGGCGCATCCAGCACGTGTGCACTCACCCCGGCGATGCCCCCTGGTCCATCAACATGAAGAAGGGAATCGCCACAGCCCTTCAGAACTCGCTCCCGTCGCTCTCCCCTCTCAGCTCAGGATTCACTCTTACAGAG aCGGACGTTGTAGGAAAATGCCCAACGAAGTATGAGATTGAGACTGAAGGAGAAAAGGTCATTGTTGTCAAGGAGAAGAACCACCGCCATTGCCAAGAACGCTTCCCAACGCCTGCAGAAACACCCGCCCCTTGGCTCAAGGCTCCCCTGCCAATCGAAGAGTCCAGGTCAGAGTGCAAGCAGGAGATCACCAATGGCATTTACACCACCATCACCTGTCAGGACAAGAACATTGTTCGACCTGCCTTTGGAATGTACAAGTATGTGGAGGCCGACCAAGAGTCAACACTTCGCTTCATCTCCGAGTCCAGCGATGCTTCCGCCATCACTGCCATCCCTCCAGGTCAATTCCAGATTGAAAGCCTCTTGTACAACCATGAAATGGTGAAGGAACCAGAACTGGCCCCTGAGGTGGATGAGGTCATGAAGCAGATCTGCCAGAAGACCATGGAGACTGTTGAGATTGATGCTGCTGCACTGGTTGCCAAAGCCCTCCATCTGTTACGACGTGTTCCTGCGTCGGTAGTTGAAGCAACTGCAGAGAAAGTGCGAGGAGGACGTTATTGTGGCAACTCTGCCAGGCTAGAGAGCATCTTCCTGGATGCCATTGCCTTCGTCCACGAGTCTGGTGCAGTCAAGGTCATGGTCCAGGAAATAGAAAGTGGACGAGCAACAGGAGGACGTCTTGCTCTGTACACAGCTGCTCTTTACCTCACCCCGAGACCCAGCATTGAAGCTGTGGAGGCCCTCAAACCCGTGTTTGAGAGCCCTCGACCTATGCCTTCAGTGGCTCTGGCTGCTGCCACCATGGTTAACAACTATTGCCGTCACACTCCCCACTGCAACGAGACAGCTCCAGTCAAGGAAATTGCTGACATCCTGGCCGCTAAAGTTCAGAGCCAGTGCTCTCCTTCTGCCGGCGAAGAAGTTGAGAAAGAAGCCCTTGCAACACTTAAAGCCCTAGGCAACATGGGAGTCATTACCCCTGCGGTAATACGAGCAGTAGTTGGCGTCATTGAACATGAGGGAATAGAAACTGGCGTCCGAGTAGCAGCCACACATGTCTTCAGGCATACACAGTGTACTCACTAT GTTACAGAAAAACTTAGTGATGTTGCAGTTCACCCAAGTATGGCTACTGAAGTTCGGATTGCAGCTTATTTGGGAGCAATCAGATGTGCTGAAGAGGAACATCTTGAGAAGATTGTTTCAAGGATttctgaagaaaaaaacactCAAG TGCGAGGTTTCATTTTGAGCCACTTGTTGAACATCCAAGAATCCTCCTCACCTGACAGAGAACATCTGCGCTACCTCCTCACAAACTTCGTCATTCCTAGAAACTTCGAAGGAGACATCAGGAAGCACTCTCGCAATATTGAGATGTCctacttttctccttcctttggtATTGGCGCTGGTGTGGAGTCCAATGTCATTTACACTCCTGAATCCTTCCTACCTCGCTCTGTTGATATGAGTCTCCGAACAACTATCGAGGACTTGAACATCAATTTGGGAGAGGCTGGCATCCGACTTGAAGGCTTAGACCCAATCATTAAGGAACTAGTTGGCCCAGAAGGATACCTTCGAAAGGCATCGCTTGATCGCATTTTGAAAGACGTCGTTGCATTTGCTGAAGAGAAGGGACATCACATTGCAGAGCATTTAAAAGAAAGCCTTCGGGAGAAGAGGGCCATCAGCACATCTACTATTTCCAGATTTTTCAAAAAGCTctatggagagaggaaagagggtgaagtCCGTGCCGATATATTCGCAAGAATCTTTGGACATGAAGTAACCTATGCCACCATTGCTGAAGACCTGAAGGAGTTGGATGCTGACAGAATAATTGAGTCACTCTTCTCTTACTTCGATGCCGTCGTTCCCAATATTCACAATCTGGACATTGATTCTGCACGCACAGGCCAAATATTCCTTGATTATTCTTTGCCTACTATTCAAGGTACTCCCCTCAAGCTGAAGTTGGAAGGAACTGCCATCGTGGGAATCAAACTGGCAGGTGATCTGAATATCATTGAACTCTTTACCAACCCAGCAAATGTTGAGAAGAGTCTCAAACTGATTCCAAGTGCGTCAATTGCAGTCAACGGTTTTGTTGGCTATGACTGTCACATTGCAAAGGCAGGGACCGAATTGAAGAGCACTGTTGCGACTGCTAATGGAGCCACCATCAACATCAAGAAGAATAGCAACAATGTATTTGAGTTTGAACTGGAGATCCCAGAGAAGATGGAACTATTCAGTGTCAAGGCAGAGACCAATCTTATTAAAGCTATTGGAAAGAGAGTGATGAAGGTCAGTCCACCATCCATGAGGGATGTTAGGATTCACCACCAGAAATGCATGGATACTCTTGAACCAGTGTTTGGCATCAAGATGTGCTATGAAATGAACTTCCCAGATGTCTTCCGTAGCACTGCTATGCCTCTGGGAGAACCCATCGTTGCCAAGCTGTACATTGAGAAAGCTGATCCTTCCATGAAAGGTTACCGAATGACTACTGCCatcaagaacaagaaaggaaataaggtTATCAAATTTAACATAGGAACTCCTGGAGCTGCGACACCTCGACAAGCTGAACTGACTATGTCCTATAGCAAGGAGGAAAGGTCGCATGTTGTTTCTGCCAAATTTGAGACATCTAGCACCACAGCAGGACTGTGGAGTACCTTGACAAATGAGGGAGAGTACAAGGCTCTCGAGACCTTTGTAAAGTTCAAGTCCGAGACATATGATATTTCACGGGCAATTAAGGTCGAGTTGAATGGAAAGGAAGCTGCTGATGAAATGCAATACGAAATAAATGTTTTCACTGGCCGGAACAAGAGGTTTACCGCGGAGTCCAAAGTTGTAGAAGCTAGATTTATCAAGAAAATTAATGGTCCTGAGGTGGAAGTAATCTGCAAGACAATGAATGCACTTAGGGACTTCGTGGATCTTAACATTGAGG TTGATGGAGACTTCGTATACAATCCATATATGTGCATTGTAGTTCCAACTGCAGTACGGAAGATTGAGTTCCACACAGCTATTGGAGCTTGGAAAGTCACTTCTTATGTTCGGAAGGTGACTGAAGCCCCAGCAGCAGGACATCATACCTTAATCAAGATTGAAAAAGGGACTCGTGAGATCATGTCTGTGGACGCTGTCATGAAGACTAAAGGGAGAATGCTCAGAAATATGATGATTGAGAATGAAATTAAAG TGACCATGGGAAGGAAGTCATACAAAGCTACCAACAAATTTTTCTTGGGTGCTTCAAAGATGGGAGCACAGTTGGAGGTTAttaagcccaaagacagcttgaAGATGATTGAATTTGAAGCACTGTATGAACGATCTGCTGGGGCGCACAATGCCCGAGTAATA GTCGATGTTCCTGGATATCTGCAGGCTATCAAGTttgaaagcaaaataaatgagGCAGAAGAAGGCAAATATGCTATTGAAGCTGCCCTTAAGCATGGACAGCGCATGTTGTTGCAGCTTGATGGTCCAATCACCTACATTTACTCGCCAAGGAAACTAAAGTTTGAAGCTGAACTGAAAGTTGCTACGCTTGACATGGAACCTCACATTATTTCTACAACTCTGCTAGGAAGCAGCAATAAACAGATTCTGGCTTTTGAGATGAAGAACAGGCGAGAGAGCCTCTTTGCGTTCAAATGGACCCTGAGTTCTGAGGTGGGACCAGGACAGAAGACTACTAGCAACACCAAACTGGTAGTCCCTGCTCTCATGGAGTTTTTGTTCGACATCTCACTCATACAAAACAACGTTCATGTGAGCCTCAACACAGCCGTACTTCCCAAAAGTGAATCTGCACATCGCATAAAGTCTTTCATAGATGTCGATGGTGAAAACAAGAAGGTAACTGCTGAATTTGCTTGGGATGCGGATGGTAACCCTGAGAGGAAGTTCGTAGTGGATGCAAATGTCATCAGCAGTTCCTCTGACCTGGGTCATGCTTCTGTGCA TGGAAACATCATAGTTGCTGGTGAGCCATACCACATGAAGCTAAGTCTGAATGCTGAAGATATCCTGGCATCTGGCTTCGAACTGGAAATAACAACACCTTCTCAGAAGACTCTTGCCATGGAAGCCAGCTACAAAATCGAGGACCAACAACCCACCACCAGAGTTACTACCATTTTCAGGTACAAGAACACTGAAGAACAGGAGCATAAATTCACAGGTTCTGTTGCCGTTGAAAAGCTTGGAGGTCCATACAACTATGCCCTTGACACCAAGGTGACTTACATAGGGCCTGAAGGAAAGGAAACAAGGTTGGAGACCATTCTGAAACATCACAAAATGCCAGAGGCACACGTGGTACTCTTTAAG GTTGATGCTGAAGGCCTTGTCCTAAGGAAGCCCCTCGTGTTAGAATTCTCCATTGAAAACAAAGAAGGCTCTTATGAAGGAAAGTGTATAATGACAAGAAATGCTCCTAAATCTATCTTTGACTGGGATGTGAAGATCCGGCCCCAAGGTGAAATTGAAGCCATTGAAGCAGGACTGGACCTGAAGGCAGCAGTTCAGCTACTAAAGGTTGCCCGTGCTGTACTTACctttgaaaaggaagagagaattgagagatcTGAGTCAGCTAACTATCGCTATCATTACAGTAAGCCAACACCATCATCTTACCATGTTATGGTGCAGACTCCATCACGCACAATGCAGGGTGAAGCCCACGTCTCAGCTTCACAGTCAGGAATCAAGTTCTATCCCAACAAAAGCAACCCTGAGTCCACATACGAAGTTGGGTACAAGGCTACCCACACGGGCAATCAAGGCAGATGGGAGAGCCAAATCAACCATCCAGTTCTTCCCAAACCCATGCAGTTTGCTCTTCAGTACACAGCTGACCAAACAGCTGTGGAAGGAACTGTAGAGCTGGATATTTTCCCGTCTAGCGAGGACAAAATTACTGGCCATCTTGCATCAACTCGAGTATCAGAAAGCAGCATTAGAACTGAAGGTTCCATTGTCAGCAGG GTTCTGAAAGTGAGTCCCAAGCTCATTCTGCAGACAGCCATTGGCTCTGACACAATTGGTTTAGATGTAGAATTCAAGAAATCTGCTTCTGCCCCACCATCCCTTAAGGTCATTGCCAAATACGACAAAACTAGTCCAAGGAATGCAGTCCTGGCTTTCACAGTGGATTACGAGAACACTCCAGTATTTGAGGTGTCTGGGGTAATGGAGCCTGAAGAGACCCCCACATGCAATGGCTTGGCTATGTCTGGTGTTGTCTATGCCCCTGTTCTGGGAACACATGACATCCACTCACGAATGTGCAAACCTGCTTTTGTTGAGGTGACCACCAACAAGCAAGGTGCCGATAGAAAATACATCGCCAGGATCGGTCTTCAGGCACCAGCTAATGCGGAAATTAGTCTGAGTGAGGGAACAACACAGTCTGCGGAGGAGCATCCTATCATCCTTGCTCGCTTGGAGATGGCTGATCCTACACTGATCAAAGTTGGCTTTGCTTATGAGCGTCCGGAATTCTATCGTATGAAG GATTTGATTCAGGAAAAACTCTCAGCTATCACAACCTCTGTGGGAGCTGAAGTTCGAGAGATCTTTGAGGAAGTAGCAGGGTCCTCAGCAGGCATGCCAGGATCAGAGTTCTCCACACTGATAGCCGAAGTTAAAGCAGAACTGAGGCAGATCTACCAGGATCTGGTAGAAGATAGCAGGCCAATCCTTGGAGAAATGCCTTCTTTTGGTCGCATCAAGAACAGCTTCAGGCACATGATTCGAATTTGGGCTCAGCTTGAGAAGAGCATCATCCAGGAACGCAAGAAGATGGTCAATGTGTGTCTAGAAATGGTGAAGGACATTACCACTCACATGTTCACGG TTTTGGAGGAAATTCTGCAAGTTCTAGAAACTGGAGAGATTCCAGAGCCTGTTCGCCATATGGTAGAAGAACTGAAAACGAGTGAAGTGTACGAGTTCCTCAAGGGAGCAGTGGAGGCATTGCTGGCCAGGTATCCAGAAGAATATGAGGCCATTAAATATGTTGTAGTCAATGTGATAAGTACCTTGAAGAGGGACTTTGATCTCGTGTTTGAGAGGATCATGGAAATTCCTGCTTTCCGAAGGATTATCGACTGGATCATGGAAAACCTGAATCCT GGCCGCCTGGCAGCAATGGAGGCAAACACACTTGCAGAAATTCTTCTTGAGGACTTCCACGTCCTCGACATAAAGGCTGAAAAGAACCAACTCACGATTGAGATCCCGCTGTACAAACCTTTGTATTCAGTGGTGCAGTTTGTCAAGGATGTGTTCAGTCCATATGAAATTCGCAAAGACTTCATGTGGCTGATTGATAGCACACTGCCTTATTCTCTTGAAGACTTTATCTGGATGTATTACACCTTCGTGCCTCAGCAAATCACCGATCTGTTGCCTCCTTACCCAAGACGAGCCATGGTGGTAGGAGGTACCGAGATCCTCACCTTTGACGGCCTTGTGGTGCGAGCACCTCGATCCCCCTGCAAGGTCCTGTTGGCCGCCCATGGTTCCCATTTCATCATGATGTCCCACCCACAGCCCTCAGCACCTGCAGAGATTGAGATCAAGACACCAGATGCCACCATCGTCGTCAAGCCTGATGCTGAAGTGCTTGTTAACGGTCAGCCAACCAGTGGGTCAGAAGAGACTGTTGGAAAGATTAGAATTGAGAAGAAGGCTGGAGAGATTGTAGTACAATGTCCTTTGATGAAGACTATTGTATCTACGAAGGGCGAGGTTGTGGCCATAGAGGCGTCAGGATGGACCTTTGGCCATGTGGCAGGGCTTCTGGGACCCAACAACGGAGAAATTGGAGACGACCACCTCATGCCGAATGGTGCAGAACCGTCCAGCCCTCGCGAGTTGGTGGCTTCTTGGCGGGAGAGGAAGCAGTGCTCCATGCCCGAGGTTCCCCATGCCATACCTACAGTGGCTCGCGTGATCCAGTGTGAAGCGCTGCTCAGGATCCGATCACAGTGCATCGCAGTGGTCGAACCAGAACCCTTCGTCCGAATGTGCCACGCCGCCCGGGACGCCTGCGACGCCTTCACTGCTTTCAGGACCTTCTGTGCTCTGAAGGGAGTTGAAGAAGCATCCCCAATCCCTTGCTGA